The proteins below are encoded in one region of Clostridium estertheticum:
- a CDS encoding HD domain-containing protein, with amino-acid sequence MCKKYPTKNTAIEVLAEAERLNPGLWKQHSEFVALACKNIAEHCENLDSNTAYILGLLHDVGRRVGRVSERHTIAGYQYCMEQGWDKVAKICITHSFMIQDIHSAIGKWDVTKEEYALTESIINSVVYDDYDLLVQLSDALALPTGFCLLEKRFIDVACRYGINESTVARWKKTIEIKDYFEKKIKCPIYDLLPNVKKNTFV; translated from the coding sequence ATGTGTAAAAAATATCCTACTAAAAATACAGCTATAGAAGTTCTTGCCGAAGCAGAAAGATTAAATCCAGGATTATGGAAACAACATTCTGAATTTGTAGCTCTGGCTTGCAAAAATATTGCAGAACATTGTGAAAATCTTGATAGTAATACAGCATATATTTTGGGGCTGCTACATGATGTAGGTAGACGAGTAGGGAGGGTTTCAGAACGTCATACGATTGCTGGATACCAATATTGTATGGAACAAGGGTGGGATAAAGTTGCTAAAATTTGCATCACGCATTCATTTATGATACAAGATATTCATTCCGCAATAGGAAAATGGGATGTCACAAAAGAAGAATACGCTCTTACTGAAAGTATTATAAATTCAGTTGTTTATGATGACTATGATTTATTAGTACAATTAAGCGATGCTTTAGCATTGCCGACAGGATTTTGTTTACTTGAAAAAAGATTTATTGATGTTGCTTGTAGGTACGGTATAAATGAATCAACTGTTGCAAGGTGGAAAAAAACAATTGAAATAAAAGATTATTTTGAAAAGAAAATTAAGTGTCCAATTTATGATTTACTCCCCAATGTTAAAAAAAATACTTTTGTATAG